A genomic window from Cricetulus griseus strain 17A/GY chromosome 4, alternate assembly CriGri-PICRH-1.0, whole genome shotgun sequence includes:
- the Gjc3 gene encoding gap junction gamma-3 protein produces the protein MCGKFLRQLLATESQHSTPVGRFLLPVLMGFRFLLLVSSGPGVFWDDEKEFMCHLGEPGCKTVCYNVFRPLSPLRFWAFQVILMAIPSALYVGFTLYHVIGYWEEPGKENKKQESQMCKPDHSKDVSGAGSLKLLWAYVVQLGARLVLEGAALGVQYHLYGFKMPSTFLCREDPCIGSITCFQSHPSEKTVLLNAMFGISGACLLFTALELVLLGLGRFWRMYKHKFPFLKNLPTSKSSVRHKDAADNLSVVETKEPF, from the coding sequence ATGTGTGGCAAGTTCCTGAGGCAGCTGTTGGCTACGGAGAGCCAGCACTCCACGCCCGTGGGGCGCTTCCTACTTCCGGTGCTCATGGGATTCCGCTTCCTGCTTCTGGTTTCCAGCGGACCTGGGGTCTTCTGGGATGATGAGAAGGAATTCATGTGTCATTTAGGAGAGCCAGGCTGCAAGACCGTATGTTATAATGTCTTCCGCCCCCTTTCTCCACTGCGCTTCTGGGCCTTTCAAGTCATCCTGATGGCTATACCCAGTGctctttatgtgggtttcactCTGTATCATGTGATTGGATACTGGGAGGAAccagggaaggagaacaagaaacaagaGTCCCAGATGTGCAAGCCGGACCACAGCAAGGATGTCTCAGGGGCTGGAAGCCTCAAGCTTCTCTGGGCATATGTGGTACAGCTCGGGGCGCGGCTGGTCCTTGAGGGAGCAGCCCTTGGCGTTCAGTACCACCTGTATGGCTTCAAGATGCCCAGCACTTTTCTGTGTCGTGAGGATCCTTGCATCGGCAGCATAACCTGTTTCCAGTCGCACCCCTCTGAGAAGACCGTCCTCCTGAATGCCATGTTTGGGATCAGCGGGGCCTGTCTCTTGTTTACTGCCTTGGAGCTTGTGCTTTTGGGTTTAGGGAGGTTTTGGAGGATGTACAAGCACAAATTTCCCTTTTTAAAGAATCTGCCAACCTCAAAGAGCTCCGTAAGGCACAAGGACGCAGCTGACAATTTGTCAGTGGTGGAGACTAAAGAGCCGTTTTGA